In one window of Candidatus Zixiibacteriota bacterium DNA:
- a CDS encoding IS3 family transposase → MPLKLPLPVIPANLLFPPMYENYQTREEAKSSVFEYIEVFYNRQRRHSALDYKSPVDFEIQFNYINKVFVKTG, encoded by the coding sequence TTGCCGCTAAAGCTACCATTACCGGTAATACCGGCAAACTTACTCTTTCCACCGATGTATGAAAATTATCAAACCAGAGAGGAGGCTAAGTCAAGCGTCTTTGAGTACATCGAGGTGTTTTACAACCGTCAGAGAAGACATTCAGCTTTAGATTATAAATCGCCCGTTGACTTTGAAATACAATTTAATTACATTAATAAGGTGTTTGTTAAAACGGGGTAA
- a CDS encoding sigma 54-interacting transcriptional regulator yields MKIYIVNLFFVLVYSVALFAQANIDSLEVVLSHFDGTDKEKVELLNEIAKEYRGVSPDKTIEYGKQALTLAQKEKDRNGEANSLNNIGAGNFFLGNYDKSLEYFLQSLEIKQEFSDKENIAGSFNNIGTIYLVLCDYNKALEYYLKSYKMYEDIGDTVNISKPLNNLGSIYLRINDYDKALEYCLKSLEVMEKIGDDKNIAGSLNNIGNIHLALCDNSKALEYYLKSLKITERIGDKLSVAASLNNVGSIYLKLGNYSKALEYYSNSMNIEKETGDKRGISETFNNIGSVYEKTGSYNEALEYYFKSLKIKKEIGDKMGIANSQYNIGNIYKQLKNYNKAYLYIEQVLKFAKEVEDKYLLQECYRLLSDLYSVKGDHKKSLEYYKMYADIKDSIFTKESSEKIAEMQTKYETEKKERENELLRRDNEIQKSEIARQEYVRDSLIVMSGLILILALIIYSRYRVKQKANKILNEKNIQITEQKNHLSTTLAKLQESNKIIEEKTKELKKSEKQYRTLYQSAEDAIFIIRKDVFIDCNPAAEAMFGCSRSDIINRSYYEFSPYLQPDSMESKEKALEKIKNALKGEHQFFEWVYCRPDGTTFETEVSLNRMKIDVENMVLAIVRNITERKLAERKLKESERRSTLLETEIINLHEKQTGTRRIIGESEPMLKMFTMIDKVAETDAAVLIYGETGTGKESVAHAIHSASFRKNKPLGIIDCGSIPAGLLESELFGHEKGAFTGAYSMKKGLFETSDGGTVFLDEISEIPFNLQSNLLRVLQEKDIRRVGETKRMNVNVRVIAASNKHLKPLVVAGKFREDLYYRLSVVPIEVPPLRERDDDIMLLAHYFLGQFGRKRNKIGFTNDAQKAINSYQWQGNVRELKHKIERAVILNDSGYISAKDLKLENISGNNNIVEYRTLILKNNEFNLKETVEKYEKDIIKEAFSISSKNQRQTAKRLKLRLSGLQYKLKKYNIS; encoded by the coding sequence ATGAAAATATATATAGTTAATTTATTCTTTGTTCTTGTATACAGCGTTGCTTTATTTGCGCAGGCCAATATTGACAGCTTGGAGGTTGTCTTATCGCATTTCGATGGAACCGATAAAGAGAAAGTCGAGCTTTTAAATGAAATCGCGAAAGAATATCGCGGGGTATCACCCGATAAGACAATTGAATATGGAAAACAGGCATTAACTTTAGCGCAAAAAGAAAAAGATAGAAATGGGGAAGCAAATTCTCTAAATAATATTGGTGCAGGGAACTTTTTTTTAGGTAATTATGATAAATCTTTAGAATATTTTCTGCAATCTCTGGAAATAAAACAAGAATTTAGCGATAAAGAAAATATTGCTGGTTCTTTTAATAACATTGGAACTATCTATTTAGTATTATGCGATTACAATAAAGCATTAGAATATTATCTGAAATCCTATAAAATGTATGAGGATATTGGTGATACGGTTAATATCTCTAAACCCCTAAATAACCTTGGAAGCATATATTTAAGAATAAATGATTACGACAAGGCTTTAGAATATTGTTTAAAATCGTTGGAAGTAATGGAAAAAATAGGTGATGATAAAAACATTGCCGGTTCCTTAAATAACATTGGAAATATTCATTTAGCATTATGCGATAATAGTAAAGCATTAGAATATTATCTGAAATCATTGAAAATAACAGAACGCATTGGTGATAAACTAAGTGTTGCCGCATCGTTGAATAATGTTGGATCTATTTATTTAAAATTAGGGAATTATAGTAAGGCTTTAGAATACTATTCAAATTCCATGAACATAGAAAAAGAAACCGGTGATAAAAGGGGCATTAGTGAAACATTTAATAATATTGGTTCGGTTTATGAAAAAACAGGCAGTTATAATGAGGCATTAGAATACTATTTTAAGTCGTTGAAAATAAAAAAAGAAATTGGCGATAAAATGGGCATTGCCAATTCTCAATATAATATTGGAAATATCTATAAACAGTTAAAAAATTATAATAAAGCATATCTATATATTGAACAAGTTTTGAAATTTGCTAAAGAAGTTGAAGATAAATACTTATTACAAGAATGTTACAGGCTTTTATCGGATTTGTATTCGGTAAAAGGTGATCATAAAAAATCGCTTGAATATTACAAGATGTATGCAGATATAAAAGACAGTATTTTCACCAAAGAAAGCAGCGAGAAAATCGCTGAAATGCAGACCAAATATGAAACTGAAAAGAAAGAAAGAGAAAACGAGCTGCTGCGCAGGGATAATGAAATTCAAAAGTCAGAAATTGCTCGTCAAGAGTATGTCCGCGATTCATTGATTGTAATGTCCGGATTAATATTGATTTTAGCTTTGATAATTTATAGTCGTTATAGAGTCAAACAAAAAGCCAATAAAATACTTAATGAAAAAAACATTCAGATTACCGAGCAGAAAAATCACCTGTCTACCACATTAGCTAAACTGCAGGAAAGCAATAAGATAATCGAGGAAAAAACCAAAGAGTTGAAGAAAAGCGAAAAGCAATACCGAACGCTTTATCAAAGCGCCGAGGATGCTATATTCATTATAAGAAAAGATGTTTTTATAGACTGCAATCCGGCAGCCGAAGCGATGTTTGGTTGTTCCCGAAGTGATATAATTAACCGCTCTTATTATGAATTTTCTCCTTACCTGCAGCCGGATAGTATGGAATCAAAAGAAAAAGCGCTGGAAAAAATCAAAAATGCTCTCAAAGGCGAACATCAATTTTTTGAGTGGGTTTATTGCCGTCCGGATGGCACAACTTTCGAGACAGAGGTAAGTCTTAACCGGATGAAAATCGATGTGGAAAATATGGTATTGGCTATTGTTCGCAATATCACTGAGCGCAAGTTGGCGGAAAGAAAACTGAAAGAAAGCGAACGGCGTTCTACCCTATTAGAAACAGAGATTATTAACCTGCATGAAAAGCAGACTGGCACAAGAAGAATAATTGGTGAAAGTGAACCTATGCTGAAGATGTTTACCATGATAGACAAAGTAGCCGAAACCGATGCCGCCGTTTTAATTTATGGTGAAACCGGTACCGGCAAGGAATCGGTTGCTCATGCTATCCACAGCGCCAGCTTTAGAAAGAATAAACCTTTAGGAATAATAGATTGCGGTTCGATACCTGCCGGATTGTTGGAAAGTGAACTCTTTGGGCACGAGAAAGGCGCTTTCACCGGTGCTTATTCTATGAAAAAAGGGCTTTTCGAAACATCGGATGGCGGCACGGTCTTCTTGGATGAGATAAGCGAAATTCCATTTAATCTGCAGTCAAATTTGCTTCGCGTATTGCAGGAAAAAGATATAAGAAGAGTTGGAGAAACTAAAAGGATGAATGTGAATGTTCGAGTAATTGCCGCCAGCAATAAACATCTGAAACCGTTGGTAGTGGCGGGCAAATTTCGTGAGGATTTATATTATAGGCTTAGTGTCGTGCCGATTGAGGTTCCTCCTTTGCGTGAGCGAGATGATGATATTATGCTGTTGGCTCACTATTTTCTCGGTCAGTTTGGCAGGAAAAGAAATAAAATAGGGTTTACCAATGATGCACAAAAAGCTATTAATAGCTATCAATGGCAGGGTAATGTTCGAGAACTTAAGCATAAAATAGAAAGAGCTGTAATCTTAAATGATTCCGGATATATATCAGCTAAAGATCTCAAGTTGGAAAATATTAGCGGCAATAATAACATCGTCGAATATAGGACACTAATACTGAAAAATAATGAATTTAATTTAAAAGAAACTGTTGAAAAATACGAGAAAGATATTATTAAAGAGGCATTTAGCATCTCTAGCAAAAACCAGCGCCAAACAGCTAAAAGATTAAAACTCAGACTTAGCGGTTTGCAATATAAATTAAAAAAATACAACATATCATAG
- a CDS encoding DNA polymerase III subunit alpha: MVTNYAPLRCRSNYSFLHGPVSLDRLLEGVMGIGYKAIGLADINGLYGAVEFYTKAIEYGIKPIIGCEIETEAGRGFYLSKNMTGYGNLCRLSTIRMLDEHPPSLDDIAAYAEGLIFICLDKKNIRELKDIFNRDLYLGMESFDDLMIRLTAREMARLGREYDINIIAADPVYFIQESDFVVHRALTAIKNLTTIDELDRSMLVSPKSYLQAPKTMKGLYKEYPEALTMTLEAAEKCSLELPIGKLNFPEYKSDARLSNHQLLRHKAEAGLHYRYSTINGEVRSQFETELAIIRQTGFTDYFLIVAEIIEFCKHNGIPIIGRGSAASSIISYTLGITEIDPIEQNLYFARFLNEARTDPPDIDLDICWRRRDEVLEFVYEKYGRKRVAMICTFNTFAARGAFRELAKTFGLSEDEISDFTKRLPWGSLGNLQKTRGRYPECKNLPIDTEPYKTIIELVPRIEGYPRHLSIHCGGIVIAPGKLLDITPLQMSAKGIAITQYDMHSIAKLGLVKIDLLGQRGLSTIVDGENFAMKKSGRPVEYNYNDKDTFKLLQAGRTIGVFQIESPGLRALLIEMKPKNINDITLALALIRPGASESGMKKLFLERLSGKKPVEYPHPLLKSALAETLGNVVYQEQVLRSAEALAGFTPAQADLLRRAITKRRGKDEFASYAEKFVTQAESRGVKNENARQVFKLLSQFAGYGFCKAHAATYAVLSYRGCYLKARYPIEYMTAMLNNFCGYYRSFVYADEARRYGAKLALPDIDRPDKLCVVKNDTIRIGLTFVKNISEATINTIINERQRKPFISLGDFLMRVHPSITEAENLIRVGALDFLGRTRPQLLWYLKLYGKKILKSEPNTPLLGSILPSEVDFSPKLRNYSIDERLTAEQEILDMAVSCHPTERFAGGNGHVKSCELPDLRGKQVKIIGQVIDRKRIRTGDGKLMVFLTMEDAFDYFEVTLFPDIYKKYGQRIFKKPLIEATGIVENHQGVISITAKSLETCM; the protein is encoded by the coding sequence ATGGTTACGAATTACGCACCCCTTCGCTGTCGCTCTAATTACTCGTTTTTGCATGGTCCGGTTAGTCTTGACCGTCTGCTTGAGGGAGTAATGGGAATAGGATATAAGGCTATTGGCTTAGCTGATATAAATGGACTCTACGGCGCAGTCGAGTTTTACACTAAAGCGATAGAGTATGGCATAAAACCGATTATCGGTTGCGAGATTGAAACGGAAGCCGGTCGAGGTTTCTATCTATCTAAAAACATGACCGGCTACGGCAATCTCTGCCGGTTATCGACTATCAGGATGCTTGATGAACACCCACCCTCGCTTGATGACATTGCGGCTTATGCCGAAGGGTTGATATTTATCTGTTTGGATAAGAAAAACATCCGCGAGCTTAAGGATATTTTTAATCGCGACTTGTATTTGGGGATGGAGTCGTTCGATGACCTTATGATACGGCTCACCGCCCGTGAGATGGCAAGACTTGGGCGTGAATATGATATAAATATTATAGCGGCTGACCCGGTTTATTTCATTCAGGAAAGCGACTTTGTTGTTCATCGTGCTCTAACCGCTATCAAGAACCTGACTACAATCGATGAGCTTGACAGGTCAATGCTGGTTAGTCCAAAATCATATCTTCAGGCTCCGAAAACGATGAAAGGATTATACAAAGAATATCCCGAAGCCCTTACCATGACATTGGAAGCCGCCGAAAAATGCAGCTTGGAATTGCCTATAGGGAAGCTTAACTTTCCTGAATATAAAAGCGATGCTCGGTTATCGAATCATCAGTTATTGCGTCATAAAGCCGAGGCTGGTTTGCATTACCGTTATAGCACTATAAATGGAGAGGTTCGCTCGCAGTTTGAAACGGAATTAGCGATTATCAGGCAAACCGGTTTTACTGATTATTTCCTGATAGTTGCTGAGATAATTGAGTTTTGCAAACATAACGGCATACCGATAATCGGTCGGGGTTCAGCCGCCTCTTCGATTATCTCCTACACTCTGGGGATTACCGAGATTGATCCTATCGAGCAAAACCTGTATTTCGCTCGTTTTCTCAATGAGGCGCGCACCGACCCGCCGGATATTGATCTTGATATATGCTGGCGCCGCCGTGATGAAGTATTGGAATTCGTCTATGAGAAATACGGGCGCAAACGAGTCGCTATGATTTGCACTTTTAATACATTCGCCGCGCGCGGAGCATTCCGCGAACTTGCCAAAACATTCGGCCTTTCGGAAGATGAGATTTCGGATTTCACCAAAAGACTTCCTTGGGGCAGCCTTGGCAATTTACAAAAGACTCGCGGTAGATACCCCGAATGTAAGAACTTGCCCATAGATACGGAACCATACAAAACAATAATCGAATTAGTTCCTCGAATCGAGGGTTATCCGCGTCACCTTTCCATACACTGCGGCGGGATAGTCATCGCCCCGGGAAAGCTTTTGGATATAACGCCGCTTCAGATGTCGGCCAAAGGCATCGCCATAACCCAGTATGATATGCATTCGATAGCCAAACTCGGCTTGGTTAAAATCGACCTTCTCGGACAGCGCGGCTTATCAACAATCGTCGATGGGGAAAATTTTGCTATGAAAAAATCAGGCCGGCCGGTCGAATATAATTATAACGATAAGGATACTTTCAAGCTTCTCCAAGCAGGCAGGACAATCGGCGTATTCCAAATTGAATCGCCCGGCTTGCGAGCGCTGCTGATTGAGATGAAGCCTAAAAATATCAATGATATTACTCTTGCCTTAGCGCTTATTCGTCCCGGCGCCTCCGAATCGGGAATGAAAAAGCTTTTCTTAGAGAGGTTATCGGGGAAAAAGCCGGTCGAGTATCCGCATCCGCTGCTTAAGTCCGCGCTTGCCGAAACGCTGGGAAATGTCGTTTACCAGGAGCAAGTGCTTCGTTCGGCTGAGGCTTTGGCGGGTTTTACGCCTGCTCAGGCAGACCTTCTAAGACGGGCTATCACCAAGAGAAGGGGCAAAGATGAATTTGCATCTTATGCTGAGAAATTTGTTACGCAGGCGGAATCCAGAGGTGTAAAAAATGAAAACGCCCGGCAGGTGTTCAAACTTCTAAGCCAGTTTGCCGGCTATGGATTTTGCAAGGCGCATGCGGCCACTTATGCCGTCTTAAGCTATCGCGGATGTTATCTTAAGGCTCGTTATCCGATTGAATATATGACCGCTATGCTGAATAATTTCTGTGGCTATTATCGCTCTTTTGTGTATGCCGATGAGGCTCGCCGTTACGGAGCTAAACTTGCGCTGCCTGATATCGACCGGCCGGATAAACTTTGTGTCGTAAAAAATGATACTATACGAATCGGTTTAACCTTTGTAAAAAATATTTCCGAAGCCACAATCAATACCATCATAAATGAGAGGCAACGGAAACCATTTATATCGCTGGGGGATTTTTTAATGCGCGTACATCCCTCGATAACAGAGGCGGAGAATCTTATCAGGGTTGGAGCCTTGGATTTTCTCGGCCGAACGCGCCCTCAATTATTATGGTATCTGAAATTGTACGGTAAAAAGATTTTAAAAAGCGAACCGAACACGCCTTTGCTTGGCAGTATTCTGCCGTCCGAGGTAGATTTTTCGCCGAAACTGCGTAACTACAGTATCGATGAGAGATTAACCGCCGAACAGGAAATTCTCGATATGGCGGTAAGCTGTCATCCGACAGAACGTTTTGCCGGCGGCAATGGGCATGTGAAATCATGCGAACTGCCTGACCTAAGGGGCAAGCAGGTTAAAATCATCGGGCAGGTTATCGACCGCAAACGCATCAGAACCGGCGATGGCAAACTCATGGTTTTCCTGACAATGGAGGATGCTTTCGATTATTTCGAGGTAACGCTTTTCCCTGATATTTACAAAAAATATGGACAACGGATTTTCAAAAAACCGCTTATAGAGGCAACCGGCATAGTTGAAAATCATCAGGGCGTGATTTCAATTACTGCGAAAAGCCTTGAAACATGTATGTAG
- a CDS encoding T9SS type A sorting domain-containing protein, with the protein MKYLKITAWLLIAFVALMGIPESAKACNKLHEAINYLNCEENTSTVSTGNSWNVDITQTPSDYIIVLVASEGVSGSHSYFSEIIERVELLVDNQVVDYSTATPYRLDSGGNRNKNLFGIIYEVPTQYSSKTNWDVRYKYGDHSGNPPNRNITIYTASYDLNENIYVDGIIKEYKASTLSGRIHSAWNSIDDEVEDNLEDRGWPLSMASGIAQATQEFIYGGGAKSINFIGTVCERCGTYATEGDDIAFYFKGANFWRNIATRFQALGPVMQYTSIIMDTYNHEEEQGACLPLVWGSLFEDMTYYGWIYHNNSAEVLGANGHCWRFRAYIEQYVSNPDVFVTLCNCSGTSYHSECLEIGDKEIFSRDGEQWLVYYEMVNTSKTQVKLWIVPYEEDPTILITSPTNGNQFTPGSEITIEADYSGMGRGEPGTNQPHNSIEVKTYVNGQLKNTDSDCDSDYQYFYTPPSDGEYGIKVVAKDFYGNTNSDSIHITVGSPAPVVDTLYYNWLGCVGNRWNWINVSHDGESFSFKLYYMNPYNKMAWYKTQYQGNYYNAFLYKGESESYGNFTLKYVDDFIYGYGYHQYAAKTCVWYSTTGKATPETEEISNLPQTYSLLSNYPNPFNPTTTISYTLPEAGNVNLAVYNINGQLVNTLVNEYKNAGMHNVIWNSTDASGNTVTSGVYFYRIETGDFAEAKQMMLVK; encoded by the coding sequence TTGAAATATTTAAAAATAACAGCTTGGCTATTGATTGCCTTTGTTGCTCTTATGGGCATTCCCGAAAGCGCCAAGGCATGTAATAAGCTGCATGAAGCTATCAATTATCTTAACTGTGAGGAAAATACCAGTACTGTTAGCACTGGCAATTCATGGAATGTTGATATTACCCAGACACCATCGGACTATATTATAGTATTGGTTGCCTCGGAGGGCGTAAGCGGCTCTCATTCGTATTTTTCCGAGATTATCGAGAGAGTCGAATTATTGGTAGATAATCAGGTAGTTGATTATTCAACTGCTACGCCTTATCGATTGGATTCGGGCGGCAATCGGAATAAAAATCTTTTTGGAATAATTTATGAAGTTCCAACACAATATAGCAGTAAGACCAACTGGGATGTGAGATATAAATATGGAGATCACTCTGGTAATCCTCCCAACAGAAATATCACCATATATACGGCGTCATACGACCTTAATGAGAATATTTACGTTGACGGGATAATAAAGGAATACAAGGCATCCACACTTTCTGGTCGGATACATAGCGCCTGGAACTCAATAGATGACGAGGTCGAGGACAACTTAGAGGATAGGGGTTGGCCATTGAGTATGGCGAGCGGAATCGCCCAAGCCACACAGGAATTCATATATGGGGGAGGAGCTAAATCCATAAACTTCATAGGCACTGTTTGCGAGAGATGCGGTACTTACGCTACAGAAGGAGATGATATAGCCTTTTATTTCAAGGGCGCTAATTTTTGGAGAAATATTGCCACCCGGTTTCAGGCTTTAGGGCCTGTTATGCAGTACACATCGATAATTATGGATACTTACAACCACGAAGAGGAGCAGGGCGCCTGTCTGCCGCTTGTTTGGGGAAGTTTATTCGAGGATATGACCTATTACGGCTGGATTTATCATAACAACAGCGCTGAAGTACTTGGAGCAAATGGTCATTGCTGGAGGTTTAGGGCATATATCGAGCAATATGTGAGTAATCCGGATGTTTTCGTAACTTTATGCAACTGTAGTGGTACGTCATATCATAGTGAATGTTTAGAAATTGGTGATAAAGAGATATTCTCTAGAGATGGAGAACAGTGGCTGGTTTATTACGAAATGGTAAATACTAGTAAAACCCAGGTAAAGTTGTGGATTGTGCCTTATGAAGAAGATCCTACAATCCTGATTACCAGCCCCACTAATGGCAATCAATTTACACCCGGCAGTGAAATAACTATCGAAGCGGATTACAGCGGCATGGGTAGAGGTGAACCCGGCACTAATCAGCCTCATAATTCTATTGAGGTGAAAACATATGTAAACGGACAACTCAAGAATACAGATTCGGATTGTGACTCCGATTATCAGTATTTTTACACGCCTCCTTCAGATGGCGAATATGGGATTAAAGTTGTTGCTAAAGACTTTTATGGTAATACTAACTCTGATTCGATTCATATTACTGTCGGCTCCCCTGCACCAGTCGTGGATACATTATACTATAATTGGTTAGGATGCGTAGGAAACCGCTGGAATTGGATAAATGTATCCCATGATGGCGAATCTTTCAGTTTTAAATTGTACTATATGAATCCTTATAATAAAATGGCTTGGTACAAAACACAATATCAGGGCAACTATTATAACGCTTTCTTGTATAAAGGCGAGAGCGAATCATACGGTAATTTTACTTTAAAATATGTTGATGATTTCATCTATGGATATGGCTATCATCAATATGCCGCCAAAACCTGTGTTTGGTATTCTACGACTGGCAAAGCCACACCCGAGACCGAAGAAATCTCTAACCTTCCGCAAACTTATTCCCTTTTGTCAAACTACCCCAACCCGTTTAATCCAACTACTACTATCAGCTATACGCTCCCTGAGGCGGGCAATGTAAACCTTGCTGTTTACAATATAAACGGTCAGTTAGTGAATACGTTAGTCAACGAGTACAAAAACGCCGGTATGCATAATGTCATCTGGAACAGCACCGATGCCAGCGGCAATACTGTAACCAGCGGTGTTTATTTTTACCGCATAGAAACAGGCGATTTCGCCGAAGCTAAACAGATGATGCTGGTTAAATAG
- the dinB gene encoding DNA polymerase IV, with the protein MLRNTQKTIALVDMDAFLASVEQALNPDLIGKPVIVGGLPGTRGVVICASYEARRLGIKFGLSLAEAHRRLPNAVFLKGDIRVYRDYWAEICDIFHSFTPLVEPVSMDEAYLDLTCSLSLFESIEILSHTVKDAIRERLNINCSVGIGTSKMFAKIACLMAKSKRDGVAVLKPEAEQNMLGELHVDKLPNIGWKTKALLAELGVYTVRQLRDVPQPVLIELFGKRGIEWYDYARGIDKRKVKTQAMPKSISRETTFNADSVDKKFLNGMLYYLLERVCLELRRLSLQTRRVAVKIRYVDYKFADCAATLSGYSDNEPDIFPTVEKLFSEIYTRKVGIRHLGITAVRLIPAMKQFGFFDHEKNKYSNLSRELDRIRRHFGYHAIFYGKTMPLSGKFREVVDGYELRTPSLSL; encoded by the coding sequence ATGTTGAGAAATACGCAAAAAACAATCGCCTTGGTAGATATGGACGCCTTCTTAGCCTCGGTGGAGCAGGCGCTAAATCCCGACCTGATTGGCAAGCCGGTTATAGTCGGCGGACTCCCCGGTACGCGCGGAGTGGTAATTTGCGCCTCGTATGAGGCTCGTCGGCTTGGCATAAAATTCGGTTTGTCGCTGGCTGAGGCTCATCGCCGCCTGCCAAATGCTGTTTTCCTGAAAGGCGACATAAGGGTCTATCGTGATTACTGGGCGGAGATATGCGATATTTTCCATAGCTTTACACCGCTTGTCGAGCCGGTTTCGATGGATGAAGCATATCTCGATTTAACCTGTTCGCTGTCCTTATTCGAATCGATTGAGATTCTGTCTCATACCGTCAAAGATGCTATCAGAGAACGACTTAATATTAACTGTTCTGTTGGTATCGGCACCTCCAAGATGTTTGCTAAAATCGCCTGCTTGATGGCCAAATCGAAACGAGACGGTGTCGCTGTGTTGAAACCGGAGGCTGAGCAGAATATGCTTGGCGAGCTTCATGTTGACAAGCTTCCGAATATAGGCTGGAAGACCAAAGCCCTGCTGGCTGAGCTTGGCGTATATACTGTCAGGCAGTTGCGGGATGTACCGCAGCCTGTCCTGATTGAGCTGTTTGGCAAACGCGGCATCGAGTGGTATGACTACGCTCGCGGTATCGATAAACGCAAGGTGAAAACTCAGGCTATGCCGAAATCTATTTCCCGCGAGACCACTTTCAATGCCGATTCGGTCGATAAAAAATTTCTTAATGGCATGCTGTATTACCTTCTGGAAAGGGTTTGCCTCGAACTCAGGCGATTGTCATTACAAACCCGCCGGGTAGCGGTAAAAATCCGCTATGTGGATTATAAATTTGCCGATTGCGCGGCAACTCTATCAGGCTATTCCGACAACGAACCGGATATATTCCCTACTGTGGAGAAGCTGTTCTCTGAGATATACACTCGCAAGGTCGGCATCCGTCATCTTGGGATAACTGCCGTACGATTAATTCCAGCGATGAAGCAGTTCGGGTTTTTTGACCATGAAAAAAATAAATATTCCAATCTAAGCAGGGAGCTTGATAGGATACGCCGTCATTTTGGGTATCATGCCATTTTCTATGGCAAAACCATGCCGCTTAGCGGCAAATTTCGTGAGGTCGTTGATGGTTACGAATTACGCACCCCTTCGCTGTCGCTCTAA